A window of Thermosynechococcus sp. NK55a contains these coding sequences:
- a CDS encoding type II CAAX prenyl endopeptidase Rce1 family protein yields MSFKRLVLAALSVVVAALITVSLLGSYLEPQTQGQINLSQTNLSLQAREWQGLGDADVGDRLLGDLQGAIKAYERVLQTPTPQNQPLRLQLGLLYAETGQGDRALKTWRFLIQEGQGATRSTAEVLLSLWSEPPQLLPEAEPLIKNTLHGWFRDRALERLYELQQRSDALMALASAEQNRAKAAFYRLALLGATPLLGSLIGMVLWIVWIYQHLRRRHQGNPLPSLTPVTWSWETLWEGMVIWFALFFAISLMLMPLVRTLISQGLPLRSAMAQTLYALASYSIITAAGLGWLWYFLRPFGKRPWQWLRWQGGLGRALRWGVGGYFAALPLVLLSSLASQALLKNQGGGNPLLEIILQSRDYPTFALLYVMVALMAPFFEEILFRGFFFRSVQSYLPLGTAMGLTGVLFAIAHLNLADLLPLTVLGTVLSYIYWRSQNIGAAMILHSIWNSGSFLGLLLLSGGTEAGF; encoded by the coding sequence ATGTCTTTCAAGCGGTTGGTGCTTGCCGCCCTCAGTGTTGTGGTGGCTGCCCTGATTACGGTGTCCTTGCTAGGCAGCTATTTGGAGCCTCAAACCCAAGGGCAAATCAACCTGTCTCAAACTAATTTGTCACTGCAAGCCCGCGAATGGCAGGGGCTAGGGGATGCTGACGTTGGCGATCGCCTCCTCGGCGATCTACAAGGAGCGATCAAAGCCTATGAAAGGGTGCTGCAGACCCCCACACCGCAAAACCAACCGCTGCGTCTGCAATTAGGACTGCTCTATGCTGAAACTGGGCAGGGCGATCGCGCCCTGAAAACCTGGCGATTCCTGATCCAAGAGGGTCAAGGGGCAACCCGCAGTACAGCAGAAGTACTCCTCAGCCTGTGGTCAGAGCCACCGCAACTGCTCCCAGAGGCGGAACCATTGATTAAAAATACCCTCCACGGCTGGTTTCGCGATCGCGCCCTCGAACGCCTCTACGAACTGCAACAGCGCTCCGATGCCCTGATGGCCCTGGCCAGTGCCGAACAAAACCGCGCCAAAGCGGCCTTCTATCGCCTTGCCCTCCTTGGCGCGACGCCATTGCTAGGAAGTTTGATTGGGATGGTTCTCTGGATTGTCTGGATCTATCAACACCTGCGCCGCCGCCACCAAGGAAATCCCCTCCCATCCCTAACCCCCGTCACATGGAGCTGGGAAACCCTCTGGGAAGGCATGGTGATCTGGTTTGCCCTCTTTTTTGCCATTAGCCTGATGCTGATGCCCTTGGTGCGCACCCTGATCAGTCAGGGGCTGCCGCTGCGTTCCGCTATGGCTCAAACCCTCTATGCATTGGCCAGTTACAGCATCATCACGGCGGCAGGCTTGGGCTGGCTCTGGTATTTCCTGCGTCCCTTTGGCAAGCGCCCTTGGCAATGGCTACGCTGGCAGGGAGGGTTAGGGAGAGCGCTGCGTTGGGGGGTAGGTGGCTATTTTGCCGCGCTTCCCCTAGTGCTGTTGAGTTCACTCGCCAGTCAAGCCCTCCTCAAAAATCAAGGGGGGGGAAATCCGCTGCTGGAGATTATTTTGCAGAGCCGTGACTATCCAACCTTTGCTCTGCTCTATGTCATGGTGGCACTGATGGCGCCCTTCTTTGAGGAGATTCTCTTTCGGGGCTTTTTCTTTCGTTCTGTGCAATCCTATCTCCCCCTAGGCACAGCCATGGGCCTCACTGGGGTGTTGTTTGCGATTGCCCACCTCAATTTAGCCGACCTCTTGCCCCTGACGGTTTTGGGAACAGTGCTCAGCTACATCTACTGGCGATCGCAAAACATTGGTGCGGCAATGATTCTCCACAGCATCTGGAACAGTGGCTCCTTTTTAGGCTTGCTCCTATTGAGCGGGGGGACGGAAGCGGGGTTCTAA
- a CDS encoding SDR family oxidoreductase → MTTVLITGATGGLGQAFAQAFADRQHHLILTGRSRDALEALKTRLSQKVSVLCIPQDLSEPGAACRLYGQIQSLGLAVDVLVNNAGFGDYGAFGDRDRQQLTAMLQVNITALVELTHLVLQEMRPRRQGTIINVSSIAAFQPLPYLAVYAATKAFVRHFSEALWAEVKPWGIRVLAVCPGPTATNFFERADMTRNPALIAQQDRPEQVVAETLAALQTDGATVIPGQPANRFLALAGRLVPRQWLVQQLEPRFRPPAQ, encoded by the coding sequence ATGACAACGGTACTGATTACGGGGGCAACGGGGGGATTGGGGCAGGCCTTTGCCCAAGCCTTTGCCGATCGCCAGCACCATTTGATCCTGACGGGGCGTTCTCGCGACGCCCTAGAGGCCCTCAAGACGCGCCTGAGCCAAAAGGTATCGGTGCTGTGTATTCCCCAAGATCTGAGTGAGCCCGGTGCTGCCTGCCGCCTCTATGGACAGATTCAATCCTTGGGATTGGCCGTGGATGTGCTGGTCAATAATGCTGGTTTTGGCGATTATGGAGCCTTTGGCGATCGCGATCGCCAGCAATTGACGGCCATGCTCCAAGTGAACATCACAGCCCTGGTGGAACTCACCCATCTCGTGCTCCAGGAAATGCGCCCCCGCCGTCAAGGAACCATCATTAATGTCAGCTCCATTGCCGCCTTTCAGCCCCTTCCCTACCTTGCCGTCTATGCTGCCACTAAAGCCTTTGTCCGCCACTTTAGCGAAGCCCTCTGGGCAGAAGTCAAACCCTGGGGTATTCGGGTTTTGGCCGTCTGTCCCGGACCCACTGCCACCAACTTCTTTGAGCGCGCCGATATGACCCGCAACCCTGCTCTCATTGCCCAGCAGGATAGGCCCGAACAGGTCGTTGCCGAAACCCTTGCTGCCTTGCAAACCGATGGGGCAACGGTCATTCCCGGTCAGCCCGCCAATCGCTTCCTTGCCCTTGCCGGACGGTTGGTGCCCCGCCAGTGGTTGGTGCAGCAGTTAGAACCCCGCTTCCGTCCCCCCGCTCAATAG
- a CDS encoding alpha/beta fold hydrolase codes for MTSTLSATAAFPTADWTWRGHRIRYSVNGSGAPVVLVHGFGASIGHWRKNIPALTAAGYRVYALDLLGFGASAKPDLTYSLDLWAELLADFWQAHIGEPVVWVGNSIGGLLCLMMAARYGHTCRGVSVLNCAGGLNHRPNELNWAQSLFTAIFRALVASPIIGHLIFHQIRQPERIRKTLTQVYANPEAITDELVELLHRPAMDTGAKEVFARVISAPPGPKIVDLLPHIQVPILVLWGEVDPWTPVSGTKHFEAHQDRLAIRIERLPNTGHCPHDDRPELVNPILIGWLQQLTQG; via the coding sequence ATGACCTCGACGCTCTCCGCCACAGCAGCTTTTCCCACCGCAGACTGGACTTGGCGCGGCCATCGCATTCGCTACAGCGTCAATGGCAGTGGTGCCCCAGTGGTCTTGGTTCATGGGTTTGGTGCCTCCATTGGTCACTGGCGCAAAAATATCCCCGCCCTCACTGCCGCAGGCTACCGTGTCTATGCCCTTGATTTACTGGGCTTTGGTGCATCGGCAAAGCCAGATTTAACCTACAGCTTGGATCTGTGGGCAGAGCTACTGGCGGATTTTTGGCAAGCCCATATTGGGGAACCGGTGGTTTGGGTCGGCAACTCCATTGGGGGTCTGTTGTGTTTAATGATGGCCGCCCGCTATGGCCACACCTGCCGTGGGGTCAGTGTTCTCAACTGTGCCGGCGGACTCAACCACCGTCCCAATGAACTCAACTGGGCACAGAGTCTGTTTACAGCAATTTTTCGGGCATTGGTGGCCTCCCCGATCATTGGTCATCTCATTTTCCATCAGATTCGACAGCCAGAGCGCATCCGCAAAACCCTGACCCAAGTCTATGCCAATCCCGAAGCCATCACCGATGAATTGGTGGAGCTGTTGCACCGGCCGGCCATGGATACCGGTGCTAAAGAGGTCTTTGCCCGCGTCATTTCGGCACCCCCTGGCCCCAAAATTGTTGATTTGCTCCCCCACATTCAAGTGCCAATTCTAGTGCTGTGGGGGGAAGTGGATCCTTGGACCCCCGTGTCGGGGACAAAGCACTTTGAGGCTCACCAAGACCGCTTAGCCATCCGCATTGAGCGGTTGCCCAATACTGGCCACTGCCCCCATGACGATCGCCCTGAACTTGTCAACCCAATTTTAATTGGGTGGCTGCAACAGTTGACTCAAGGCTAG
- a CDS encoding heme o synthase, which produces MTFLARLSSSTGDLSTKLVDYVQLTKPRLILLFLITTAAAMEVAGQGRVAPQLLLITLVSGTCAAAAANTINCLYDRDIDAMMERTRHRPLPAGRVAPWEAVFLAVLLATTAFGLLAVFANLLSACLAMAGIAVYVGVYTHWLKRSSPQNIVIGGAAGAIPPLVGWAAVTGELSWAAWVLFAIVFIWTPPHFWPLAMLIQEDYARVQVPMLPVVGGDRLTAQQIFLYTLALVPTSLLLVYPCGVVSWGYGLGAIALGSWFIYGAWQLTQAPEDRERARSLFKFSILYMMLLCAAMVGDRLLLPPLSASLNALGGLLR; this is translated from the coding sequence ATGACATTTCTCGCTAGGCTTTCCTCCTCAACGGGGGATCTCTCGACAAAATTGGTGGACTATGTCCAGCTCACAAAACCGCGGTTAATCCTGCTCTTTTTAATTACCACTGCAGCAGCAATGGAGGTGGCCGGTCAAGGTCGGGTGGCTCCCCAATTGCTACTCATCACCCTTGTGAGCGGTACCTGTGCGGCGGCGGCAGCCAATACCATCAACTGTCTCTATGACCGTGATATTGATGCAATGATGGAGCGGACGCGCCATCGGCCTTTGCCGGCAGGGCGGGTGGCCCCTTGGGAAGCGGTGTTTCTGGCGGTACTGCTGGCAACCACGGCCTTTGGTCTTTTGGCAGTATTTGCCAATCTCCTGAGTGCTTGCCTTGCCATGGCCGGAATTGCGGTCTATGTGGGGGTCTATACCCACTGGCTGAAGCGGTCTTCGCCGCAAAATATCGTGATTGGCGGTGCGGCCGGGGCGATTCCCCCCTTGGTGGGTTGGGCAGCGGTGACGGGAGAACTGAGTTGGGCGGCCTGGGTCCTGTTTGCCATTGTCTTTATCTGGACACCGCCCCATTTTTGGCCGCTGGCGATGTTGATTCAAGAGGACTATGCCCGTGTGCAGGTGCCCATGTTGCCAGTGGTGGGGGGCGATCGCCTGACGGCACAGCAAATTTTCCTCTACACCTTGGCACTGGTGCCCACCAGTTTGCTGTTAGTTTATCCCTGTGGTGTGGTGAGTTGGGGCTATGGTCTGGGGGCGATCGCCCTTGGCAGTTGGTTTATTTACGGCGCGTGGCAGTTGACCCAAGCCCCAGAGGATAGGGAACGCGCCCGTAGTCTCTTTAAGTTTTCCATCCTGTATATGATGCTGCTGTGTGCTGCCATGGTGGGCGATCGCCTACTGCTGCCGCCCTTATCAGCCAGTCTGAATGCCCTTGGGGGTCTGTTGAGGTGA
- a CDS encoding heme A synthase, translating into MLGPFDVSPLTLGSDPSVRRQWIFHLVLLMTVFTLFLMAVGSATRVMDAGLACPDWPLCFGTLVPQMDLQIFLEWFHRLLATSLGLLAIAFVGLSVAWRQALPPWVPYAAAAALCLVILQGILGGLTVTELLRFEIVTAHLGTGLLFFCLLVAITVGLAPFSGRGSARWLRLTGPIALLWVYGQSLLGGLVSSQWAVHQCLYGDRLCGVLHSHLLGVVPATLGVLAVVMVAWRSPALTSPLRQLSFSLLPLVALQVALGWSTLQLKLQVPALTVAHQMIGATLLGVLVAISALAWRDRPPYFLKRES; encoded by the coding sequence GTGCTGGGTCCCTTTGATGTCTCACCCTTGACCCTAGGCAGTGATCCGAGTGTCCGTCGCCAGTGGATTTTTCACCTCGTGTTGCTGATGACGGTCTTTACCCTCTTTTTGATGGCGGTGGGCAGTGCCACACGGGTGATGGATGCCGGTTTAGCCTGTCCCGATTGGCCCTTGTGCTTTGGTACGCTGGTGCCGCAAATGGATTTGCAGATTTTCCTAGAGTGGTTTCACCGCCTGTTGGCCACCAGCTTAGGGCTGCTGGCGATCGCCTTTGTTGGCTTGAGCGTGGCTTGGCGGCAGGCCCTGCCTCCTTGGGTTCCCTACGCTGCGGCGGCGGCACTGTGCCTGGTGATTTTGCAGGGGATTTTGGGGGGGCTAACGGTCACGGAGTTGCTGCGCTTTGAAATTGTCACGGCTCACTTGGGCACAGGACTACTCTTCTTTTGCCTTTTGGTAGCAATCACCGTTGGCTTGGCTCCCTTTAGCGGTAGGGGTAGCGCCCGTTGGTTGCGACTTACAGGACCGATCGCCCTGCTATGGGTCTATGGCCAGAGTTTGTTGGGGGGCTTGGTGTCTTCGCAGTGGGCGGTTCATCAGTGCCTCTATGGCGATCGCCTGTGTGGGGTGCTCCATAGTCATCTGTTGGGGGTTGTCCCAGCCACCTTGGGGGTTTTGGCAGTTGTCATGGTGGCCTGGCGCAGCCCCGCCTTAACTTCTCCGTTGCGGCAATTGAGTTTCTCGCTCCTGCCGTTGGTGGCGCTGCAAGTGGCCTTGGGGTGGAGCACTCTCCAACTAAAGCTACAGGTTCCGGCTCTCACCGTTGCCCATCAAATGATTGGCGCCACCCTCTTGGGGGTGTTGGTGGCTATTTCAGCCTTGGCGTGGCGCGATCGCCCACCCTATTTTCTGAAACGGGAATCTTAA
- the csaB gene encoding polysaccharide pyruvyl transferase CsaB, producing the protein MSQVFLCGYYGYGNTGDEALLATLLEQLPRHVSPVVLSGNPRATADRYGVATCDRRQWQTVLRTLQQSHAFIWGGGSLIQDVTSWRSPLYYLGLMTLAQRFGCRTIAWAQGIGPLRSPLYRWWTRELLRRCVAVTVRDSGSAALLRQWGIPHQQGADPVWLMPARPGLPPQDRAPIAVCLRPHRHLTSDRWQLLKMALRRWQEETGVLLLLLPFQRQQDLPLAEDLYGALLPDQTQLISCEDPREMKGVLAATAGAIAMRLHALIMAASVGCRCFALSYDPKVRYLMADTGMAGVELAALPPDPTALIHQWQHTFSAPVPSYQAYLQSAAVHKAVLNLL; encoded by the coding sequence ATGAGTCAAGTCTTTCTCTGTGGTTACTACGGCTATGGGAATACCGGCGATGAGGCGCTGTTGGCAACGCTCCTCGAACAGTTGCCCCGCCACGTTTCACCGGTCGTCCTCAGCGGCAATCCTAGGGCCACGGCAGACCGCTATGGTGTTGCCACCTGCGATCGCCGGCAGTGGCAAACGGTGCTGCGTACTCTGCAACAGAGCCACGCCTTTATTTGGGGTGGAGGAAGTCTGATTCAGGATGTGACGAGTTGGCGCAGTCCTCTCTATTACCTTGGCTTGATGACCCTGGCGCAGCGGTTTGGCTGTCGCACCATTGCTTGGGCACAGGGGATTGGACCGCTGCGATCGCCCCTCTATCGCTGGTGGACTCGGGAACTGCTCCGCCGTTGTGTGGCCGTTACGGTGCGAGATTCCGGGTCGGCAGCCCTCCTGCGGCAGTGGGGTATTCCCCATCAACAGGGAGCCGATCCCGTATGGCTGATGCCGGCGCGTCCTGGGTTGCCCCCCCAGGATAGGGCGCCCATTGCTGTGTGTTTGCGTCCCCATCGGCACCTCACGAGCGATCGCTGGCAGCTTCTCAAAATGGCCTTGCGGCGGTGGCAGGAAGAGACGGGTGTGCTGCTTTTGCTATTGCCCTTTCAGCGCCAACAGGATTTGCCCTTGGCTGAGGATCTCTATGGGGCACTGCTGCCCGATCAGACCCAACTGATCTCCTGCGAGGATCCCCGCGAGATGAAGGGAGTTTTAGCGGCAACGGCGGGGGCGATCGCCATGCGTCTCCATGCGCTGATTATGGCCGCCAGTGTCGGCTGTCGCTGCTTTGCCCTCAGCTACGATCCCAAGGTCCGCTACCTCATGGCCGATACGGGTATGGCTGGGGTTGAACTGGCAGCCTTGCCCCCTGACCCCACTGCCTTGATCCACCAATGGCAACACACCTTCTCTGCCCCCGTGCCCAGCTATCAAGCCTACCTGCAGTCGGCTGCCGTTCACAAGGCGGTGTTGAATCTCCTCTAG
- a CDS encoding sirohydrochlorin chelatase, translated as MMAYFLISHGSPALEPQQAMAFLCQQLTPLGILSWGTLEGAPLPAQIRQFSQQAQAQGAKGMVILPLFLLPGNHVVVDLPRAIAAAEPVLPIQLLPFLGGQPLFQAWLKRAIADEVAHILLGHGSRRPEVLPWFEELCQTCGVHPALLTQTGSLDHAIEARMAQGYTSSKIYGYFLFGGKTLDQVHSQLTLLQVRYPHHGVSLVPAIQPSSSFINVLQQILQAAPLVEPVV; from the coding sequence ATGATGGCTTACTTTCTCATTAGCCACGGCAGTCCTGCCCTGGAGCCGCAGCAAGCGATGGCATTCCTGTGCCAGCAACTCACCCCTCTTGGCATCCTCAGTTGGGGAACCCTTGAAGGAGCACCACTGCCGGCGCAGATTCGCCAATTCAGTCAGCAGGCACAAGCTCAGGGGGCTAAGGGGATGGTGATCCTACCCCTCTTTCTATTGCCGGGCAACCATGTGGTGGTGGATCTACCGCGGGCGATCGCGGCCGCCGAGCCGGTGCTTCCCATTCAATTACTCCCCTTCTTGGGGGGACAGCCGCTCTTTCAAGCATGGTTAAAACGGGCGATTGCCGATGAAGTTGCCCATATTCTCCTTGGCCATGGCAGCCGTCGGCCTGAAGTCCTCCCTTGGTTTGAGGAACTGTGTCAGACCTGTGGTGTGCATCCAGCCCTGCTGACCCAAACGGGAAGTTTAGACCATGCCATTGAGGCGCGGATGGCTCAGGGGTATACCAGTAGCAAAATTTATGGCTACTTTCTTTTTGGTGGCAAAACCCTTGATCAGGTGCACAGCCAACTCACCCTGCTGCAGGTCAGGTATCCCCACCACGGCGTTTCCTTGGTGCCGGCCATTCAACCCAGCTCCTCCTTCATCAATGTTCTTCAACAGATTCTTCAGGCAGCGCCGCTCGTGGAGCCTGTTGTATGA
- the hisS gene encoding histidine--tRNA ligase has translation MGLQAPRGTRDILPAERVYWQYLETIARQILDRAAYREICTPIFEQTHLFERGIGEATDIVSKEMYTFSDRAQRSLTLRPEGTAGVVRAYIEHGLHSQGGVQRLWYLGPMFRYERPQSGRYRQFHQLGVEVLGSADPRADAEVIAVALDILQALGLKELTLMLNSVGDREDRSAYRQALVDYLTPYKGELDPDSQERLHRNPLRILDSKDPRTQAIVKEAPRLLDYLSARSRAHFEQVQSLLQALGIAYQINPALVRGLDYYTHTAFEFQEVSLGNEGTVCGGGRYDHLVEELGGPPTPAIGWAMGLERLILLLRDRPLPPRNQPYLYMVTRGEAAERQGLILAQQLRHQGYTVEVDLSGSAFGKQVKRADRVGATVCLVIGESEATDRTVQVKWLASGEQVLVPQQELLSENWRSRFLASP, from the coding sequence ATGGGTTTGCAAGCACCACGGGGAACTCGCGATATTTTGCCCGCTGAGCGGGTCTATTGGCAGTATTTAGAAACCATTGCTCGGCAAATTTTAGATCGCGCTGCCTACCGTGAAATTTGCACTCCGATTTTTGAGCAAACCCATCTGTTTGAGCGGGGCATTGGTGAGGCCACCGATATTGTCAGTAAGGAGATGTACACCTTTAGCGATCGCGCTCAACGGTCGCTGACGCTGCGGCCAGAGGGCACGGCGGGGGTGGTTCGCGCCTATATTGAGCATGGCCTCCACAGCCAAGGGGGTGTGCAACGTCTGTGGTACCTAGGGCCAATGTTTCGCTATGAGCGGCCGCAATCCGGTCGCTACCGCCAGTTTCACCAGTTGGGGGTGGAAGTTTTAGGGAGTGCCGATCCCCGTGCCGATGCCGAAGTTATTGCGGTGGCCTTGGATATTTTGCAGGCTCTGGGACTAAAGGAGTTAACCCTGATGCTCAACTCCGTGGGCGATCGCGAGGATCGCAGTGCCTATCGCCAAGCCTTGGTGGATTACCTCACCCCCTACAAAGGAGAGTTAGACCCCGATTCCCAAGAACGCCTCCACCGCAATCCCCTCCGGATTCTGGATAGCAAAGACCCCCGCACCCAAGCCATTGTCAAGGAAGCGCCGCGGCTTTTGGACTATCTGAGTGCGCGATCGCGCGCCCATTTTGAGCAAGTCCAATCCCTCCTGCAGGCTCTGGGCATTGCCTACCAAATTAACCCTGCCCTTGTGCGTGGTCTCGATTACTATACCCACACCGCCTTTGAATTTCAGGAGGTGAGCTTAGGGAATGAGGGAACTGTCTGTGGCGGTGGCCGCTACGATCACCTTGTGGAGGAACTGGGTGGCCCACCCACCCCGGCAATTGGTTGGGCCATGGGACTGGAACGGCTGATTTTACTTTTGCGCGATCGCCCTCTGCCACCGCGCAATCAGCCCTACCTCTATATGGTGACCCGTGGCGAAGCTGCTGAACGTCAAGGCCTGATCTTGGCCCAGCAACTGCGGCATCAAGGCTATACCGTAGAAGTAGATCTCAGCGGTAGTGCCTTTGGCAAGCAGGTGAAACGCGCCGATCGCGTAGGTGCCACGGTGTGTCTAGTCATTGGCGAAAGTGAAGCGACGGATCGCACTGTGCAAGTGAAGTGGTTGGCTTCTGGAGAGCAGGTTTTGGTGCCGCAACAGGAACTCTTGAGCGAAAACTGGCGATCGCGCTTCCTTGCTTCCCCATGA
- a CDS encoding resolvase, with protein sequence MTIDQVQQTLRRSRASIYRYVNTSHETINPPFDPQRLNPEHRQSRRQPLLFHPNEVARFARDVMGITTLQVELKTIPPHPTDNLLKEILGELKHIREVLERVEKLLGS encoded by the coding sequence ATGACCATTGATCAGGTGCAGCAAACTCTCCGCCGCTCCCGTGCCTCTATTTACCGTTATGTGAACACTAGTCATGAAACAATTAATCCCCCCTTTGATCCCCAGCGTCTCAATCCAGAGCATCGCCAGAGCCGTCGTCAACCGCTGCTGTTTCACCCCAATGAAGTGGCTCGCTTTGCCCGTGATGTGATGGGGATTACTACCCTCCAAGTGGAATTAAAAACAATCCCCCCTCATCCCACCGACAATCTCCTCAAGGAAATTCTTGGGGAATTAAAGCACATTCGCGAGGTTTTAGAGCGGGTGGAGAAGTTACTAGGAAGCTAG